Below is a window of Burkholderia cepacia DNA.
TTTCCTGCCTTTCGCTCCAGCCTTCCATGAATCTCGTATCGATCCAGGCGCCGGCCGCCGTCGTGATGATCCGGCCGCACCGCTTCCTGCCGAACCCGCAGACCGCGGCCGACAATGCGTTCCAGCGCACGGCCAGTGGCGGCTCGGGCGACACGCCCTCGGTATCCGAGGCCGCGCGCGACGAAGTCACGGCCGCCGCGCAGACGCTCGCCGATGCGGGTGTGCGCGTGCATGTATTCGACGATCACGGCGAGCGCGACACGCCCGACTCCGTGTTCCCGAACAACTGGTTCTCGACGCACCCGGGCGGCCACGTCGCGCTGTTTCCGATGTATAGCGCGAACCGCCGCCGCGAGCGACGCGCGGACGTGATCGAGATGCTGAAGGCCGAATATCGCGTCCAGGACGTGATCGACTACTCGGGCCTCGAATACGACGACGTGTTCCTCGAAGGCACCGGCGCGATGGTGCTCGACCACGTCGCGCGCATCGCTTACACCGCGCGTTCGCGCCGCGCCGATCCGGTCGCACTCGAACGCTTCTGCACGAACTTCAATTTCGAGCCGATCTGCTTCGATACCGCCGATGCGAGCGGGCGGCCGATCTATCACACGAACGTGATGATGAGCGTCGCGACCGAGTTCGCGATGGTCGGCCTCGACCTGATCGCCGACAGCCGGCGCCGCGGCGAGATCGCGCAACGCCTGACCGAAACGGGGCGCGCGGTGATCGCGCTCGATCAATCGCAAATCGAAAATTTCGCAGGGAATACGCTGGAATTGTCGGGCAAGGACGGGCGTGTGCTTGCGCTGTCGCGACGTGCGTTCGATTGCCTCACACGGGACCAGCGCGCGGTGATCGAGCGCTCCGCACGGCTGCTGCCACTTGACGTGCCGACGATCGAACTGGCCGGCGGGTCGGTGCGCTGCATGCTCGCGGGGATTCATCTCGCGCGGCGAACCAAAGCGCCGGACTCGGCCGCCGTGGAATCGGCCGCACCGTTGCATGAAGCGGTGCCGCAGGTCTGACCGACGCTCGATCGTGCAAACGAAAACGGCTGCCGATGCAACGGCAGCCGTTTTTTTTGAGGTCGTCGAACCCGCGAGCGTCGACAGCATCGCGGCATGCTCAGGTATCCGGACGATACCGTCACACCCCGCACCGTTCACCCAGCCAGCAGCTTCAACCCGGCCGGCAGCGTCTCGCCGAACACGCGCACCGTGTCGGCTTCGTCGAACGCGATCGCCTCGCGCACCATGTCGATCCAGGCCGAGGACGCATTCGCCGCCGACAGGCGCTTGATTACGGCCTCGCGCGTATCGTCTGGCAAATCGCGTGAACGGTCGCCCGTCATCCGCGCAATCTGCGCAGCCGCGAACGCAGCCGGTTCGACCTGCTTCCAGTCGAGCGCGAACAACGCATCGAGCCAGCCATTGACGACTTCCGCCGGCACGACACTGTGCGCGCTGCCATAGAACGGCCGGCGCGCGCCGATACGCCCGAGTGCCCATGCGCACAGCGCGCGCTCGGCGGGCTTCTGCAATTGCGCGATCAGGCGTTCGGCCAGTTCGACCTTGCGCTCGACGGGCAGCCGTTCGAGCGACGCGGACAGCCGCGTCATGTCGGCCGGGCCGACCTTGCCCGGATCGAACGGCAGCTTGCGCCGCTTGTCGTCGGACGGTTCGAGGAACGCGATCGCGTCGCGCACCTGCGTCTGCGCATCGTCGTCGAGGCCGCCGGCCACGCGCCGCCACAGCGTCCACCACTCGGACCACACCTGTCCGTCGGTCACGTATTGAATGCCATCGTCGAACAACGGCCACAGCTGCTCGATGCGCCATGCATCGAGCGGATGACCGAAACCCGGACGCAGGCAATAACCCGCGAGGTTCAGCCACGCGCGCTCGTGATCGGCCGAACGGCGACGACGACGTGCACGTGCGAGCAACGCGTCGAACAGTTCGCGCGCGAGCGCGACGTCCCAATCCTCACGCGCGCCGAGCACCTGTTCAAGTTGCGCGCGCAACCGGCGCGTGTCTTTCGGCGTGACATCGGCGGCCTTGCTGCCGAACGAGCGCTCGATCAACTCGATCGCCTGGTCGAGCCGCGGATGCCGCGCGGGCCCCGCATCGTCGCCGTGAACAGGTGCATCGCCGCGCAACTGAAATTCGAGCCGCCAGCGGCGCGCCGCGTCGTCGGTCGCGATGCAGTGCATTTCGAGCGTGCCGACTTCGGTCAACGACGCGGTGAGCTTCACCGGCGTTTCGCGCGTGTCGCTGCCCGCCTTCGCATCGACGACCGTCGCGATCGGCGGCAGCCGCACGAAATCGCCGCCGTCGAGATCGACGAGATCGCCGGGTTGATACTGGGTCTCGGCCACCGTCGACACGAGGTGGAAACGCACGGGCTGACCGAGCTGCAGCGCGAACGTGCGTTCGTCGAGCCGGATCTCGCGGCCCTCTTCCGCACCACGCGGCAGCAGGCAGACGCCGCGCGCGGCGGCATCGGCCGCGCCGTCGTCGAGCACGAGGAAGTAGCTGCGCGCGGAGCCGCCGCCGATGCGCGGCGCATGCCCGGCGCGCGCCAGCCCGTACGCGACCGCGCCACGTGCGACGGCCACGTCCGGATGCGCGTTGTGCAGCACGTCGAGCCGCGCGCCGCGCCACGCGCCGAGCGTCTGCGCGAGGCGGCCGGCGAGCGCGCCCGCACGAAACACGCCGCCGTTGAGCAGCAGCGTGTCGGGCAGCGGGCCTTCCGCATGACGATTCAGGAACGCGGCAACGTGGCGCGTGACGGCCGCGTCGCTCGCATACGGCAAGCCGAATTCGACGATCGCCGCACGCGCACGGCGCGGCAGCTCGCCCGCTTCGACCTGCGGAAAGAAACCGTCGACGACGATCTGTTCAACTTCCTCGCGCGTCAGCTCGGCCGAGCGCGCGCCGCCCACGAGCTTGCTGCCCGTGCCGAGCAGCGTGACGGTGACGGACGCCGGCGCATCGTCGCCGAGCAGCCGCTCCTTCGCCGCGCGGCAACGCTCGACGAGCTGCGACAGGCTCGCGGCCGACAGCCGCGTGCCGGGCTCGGTCAGCCGCGTCTCGACCAGGCGCGCGAGCGCGAGGTCCATGTTGTCGCCGCCGAGCATCAGGTGATTGCCGACGCCTACACGTGTGAAGGTCGGCTCGCCGTCGTCGCCCGGCGCGACATCGACGAGCGTGAGGTCGGTCGTGCCGCCGCCGACGTCGCAGATCAGCACGCGCCGCGCCGTGGCAAACGTGTCGCGCAGCGTGTCGCGCTGGCCATACAGCCAGTCGTAGAACGCGGCCTGCGGCTCTTCCAGCAGCCGCAGCGCGGGGAGCTTCGCGCGCCGTGCGGCCTCGACCGTCAATGCGCGCGCGCCGTCGTCGAACGACGCGGGCACCGTCAGGATCACGTCCTGCTTCGCGAGCGGCGCATCGGGAAAGCGCGCGTCCCACGCGTCGCGCACATGCGCGAGATAGCTCGCGCTCGCGTCGACCGGCGACACCTTGTCGACGCCGTCGGCCGCGCCCCACGGCAGGATCGCCGCGAGCCGGTCGACCGCTGCGTGCGACAGCCAGCTCTTGGCGCTCGACACGAGCCGGCCCGGCACCTGCGCGCCGAGCGTGCGCGCGTAGCGGCCGATCACGGCCGGCGGCGCGTCACCCGTGCCGCTGTCACGAACGATTGACCGGCCGTCACGGCCGCCGCCCGAACGGGCGGCCGCGTCGCGCGCGCCGGCCGCTTGCCACGGCAGCCGCAGCGCGTCCGGCGGCAGTTCGCCGGCCGCCGGGTGATAGCGCACCGACGGCAGCAACGGCTGCGCGGCCACCGCACCGGGGCCGACCAGCTGCTCGACGTCGAACACGCGGATCGCGTCGGAACCGGCCTCGACGTACGCGACGACCGTATTGCTCGTGCCGAGGTCGATGCCGACCGTATAACGCTTCATCGCGCTCAGGCGGCGCCGCGCACGTCGAACTCGACCTTCCAGCGCTCGTTCGTGCCGCTCGGGATCGCCTCGAGTTCGAGCGTGCCGGCTTCGGTCACGCGCGCATGCAGCTTCACCGGCACGACTTCGCCGACGGTGCGCCCTTCGGCGGGCAGCGTCGCCTGGATTTCTTCAAGCTCCTGCAGCTCTTCCGCCGACCAGTAGTCGAGCAGCGTGCCGACCTGGTCCTGGCGGCGCACCGACGACCCGAAGAAGCGGAACTGCACCGGTTCGCCGACGACGAGGCCGAATTCCTGCGGCGGAAGCGCCGCGTCCGAACCTTCCTCCATCCCGAACGGCGCGACGCACAGCGCCTGCACCGGCGGTTCGAGCCCCGGCACCGCGGGCATCGCCGATTCGATCGCGACGTAGTACGCACGTGCCGTGCCGCCGCGAATGCGTACGCCACGGCCGCGCTTCACGTAGCCGTAGTACGCGGCGCCGCGCGCGACCGCGAGGTCGAGATCGGCGCCTTCGAGCAGGCGGGCGGGCGGCGCGCCTTCGGACGCGAGCCAGCTGTTGAGCGTGTCGAGCACGCGCTGCGTGAGCAGCGTCGACTTGAACACGCCGCCGTTGAACAGCACGGCAGTCGGATGCAGGAACGTCGCGCCCTGCGGCAGCGTGCGCTGCA
It encodes the following:
- the ctlX gene encoding citrulline utilization hydrolase CtlX → MNLVSIQAPAAVVMIRPHRFLPNPQTAADNAFQRTASGGSGDTPSVSEAARDEVTAAAQTLADAGVRVHVFDDHGERDTPDSVFPNNWFSTHPGGHVALFPMYSANRRRERRADVIEMLKAEYRVQDVIDYSGLEYDDVFLEGTGAMVLDHVARIAYTARSRRADPVALERFCTNFNFEPICFDTADASGRPIYHTNVMMSVATEFAMVGLDLIADSRRRGEIAQRLTETGRAVIALDQSQIENFAGNTLELSGKDGRVLALSRRAFDCLTRDQRAVIERSARLLPLDVPTIELAGGSVRCMLAGIHLARRTKAPDSAAVESAAPLHEAVPQV
- a CDS encoding Hsp70 family protein codes for the protein MKRYTVGIDLGTSNTVVAYVEAGSDAIRVFDVEQLVGPGAVAAQPLLPSVRYHPAAGELPPDALRLPWQAAGARDAAARSGGGRDGRSIVRDSGTGDAPPAVIGRYARTLGAQVPGRLVSSAKSWLSHAAVDRLAAILPWGAADGVDKVSPVDASASYLAHVRDAWDARFPDAPLAKQDVILTVPASFDDGARALTVEAARRAKLPALRLLEEPQAAFYDWLYGQRDTLRDTFATARRVLICDVGGGTTDLTLVDVAPGDDGEPTFTRVGVGNHLMLGGDNMDLALARLVETRLTEPGTRLSAASLSQLVERCRAAKERLLGDDAPASVTVTLLGTGSKLVGGARSAELTREEVEQIVVDGFFPQVEAGELPRRARAAIVEFGLPYASDAAVTRHVAAFLNRHAEGPLPDTLLLNGGVFRAGALAGRLAQTLGAWRGARLDVLHNAHPDVAVARGAVAYGLARAGHAPRIGGGSARSYFLVLDDGAADAAARGVCLLPRGAEEGREIRLDERTFALQLGQPVRFHLVSTVAETQYQPGDLVDLDGGDFVRLPPIATVVDAKAGSDTRETPVKLTASLTEVGTLEMHCIATDDAARRWRLEFQLRGDAPVHGDDAGPARHPRLDQAIELIERSFGSKAADVTPKDTRRLRAQLEQVLGAREDWDVALARELFDALLARARRRRRSADHERAWLNLAGYCLRPGFGHPLDAWRIEQLWPLFDDGIQYVTDGQVWSEWWTLWRRVAGGLDDDAQTQVRDAIAFLEPSDDKRRKLPFDPGKVGPADMTRLSASLERLPVERKVELAERLIAQLQKPAERALCAWALGRIGARRPFYGSAHSVVPAEVVNGWLDALFALDWKQVEPAAFAAAQIARMTGDRSRDLPDDTREAVIKRLSAANASSAWIDMVREAIAFDEADTVRVFGETLPAGLKLLAG